One segment of Pseudomonas sp. FP2196 DNA contains the following:
- a CDS encoding DUF6124 family protein — protein MKKHTPNPPESSTDSGSFDSHNTRLRHPHHPDPVSYIFAIRPDIDTPTLLTHACETLASLNVLTTDMACKLDDSQRSLALSIQQLAVVGELLVNRALDNLDPPPAATQY, from the coding sequence ATGAAAAAACACACACCGAATCCCCCTGAATCCTCAACCGATTCAGGATCCTTCGACTCCCACAACACACGCCTGCGCCATCCGCATCACCCCGATCCCGTCAGCTACATCTTCGCCATCCGCCCCGATATCGATACCCCCACGCTCTTAACCCACGCCTGCGAAACCCTCGCTTCTCTCAACGTCCTGACCACCGACATGGCCTGCAAACTTGACGATTCGCAGCGCAGCCTTGCCCTGTCGATTCAGCAGTTAGCGGTGGTCGGCGAATTGCTGGTCAACCGTGCGCTGGACAATCTCGATCCGCCGCCAGCCGCGACTCAATATTGA
- a CDS encoding LysR family transcriptional regulator, which translates to MIRPQLPLNALRAFEASARHLSFTRAAVELCVTQAAVSHQVKSLEAQLNVTLFKRLPRGLMLTSEGETLLPVLSTSFDHIAQILERLAGGQHREMLTVGAVGTFAVGWLLPRLSDFRAKHPLIDLRLSTNNNRVDVAAEGLDYAIRFGAGAWHGIEATRLLDAPLSVLCAPEIARQLHAPADLLQQTLLRSYRTDEWPEWFQAAGLATQAAPPQSVVFDSSLAMMEAALQGGGVALAPPLMFARQLAAEAICQPFAIEITTGSYWLTRLQSRPETAAMLAFKDWLLQISG; encoded by the coding sequence ATGATTCGACCTCAATTGCCGCTCAACGCACTGCGGGCCTTCGAAGCGTCGGCGCGTCATTTGAGCTTTACCCGCGCTGCCGTGGAGTTGTGTGTGACCCAGGCTGCCGTCAGTCATCAGGTCAAAAGCCTTGAGGCGCAGCTCAACGTCACCCTGTTCAAACGCCTGCCTCGCGGGCTGATGCTGACCAGTGAAGGCGAAACGTTGCTGCCGGTGTTGAGCACATCGTTTGATCACATCGCGCAGATTCTCGAACGCCTCGCCGGCGGACAGCATCGCGAGATGTTGACCGTGGGCGCGGTGGGCACCTTTGCCGTGGGTTGGTTATTACCGAGGCTTTCGGACTTTCGGGCGAAACATCCGCTCATAGATTTACGGCTGTCGACCAACAACAATCGCGTGGATGTCGCTGCAGAAGGGCTTGATTACGCGATCCGGTTTGGCGCCGGAGCGTGGCACGGCATTGAGGCGACACGACTGCTTGATGCGCCGCTGTCGGTGTTGTGCGCGCCGGAAATTGCCCGGCAATTGCACGCGCCGGCAGATTTATTGCAGCAAACGCTGCTGCGTTCTTACCGCACCGATGAGTGGCCGGAGTGGTTTCAGGCAGCGGGTCTGGCGACGCAGGCAGCACCGCCGCAGAGCGTCGTCTTCGACTCGTCGCTGGCGATGATGGAGGCGGCGTTGCAGGGCGGCGGGGTGGCATTGGCGCCGCCACTGATGTTCGCGCGGCAACTGGCGGCGGAGGCGATCTGTCAGCCGTTTGCGATCGAGATCACCACTGGGAGTTATTGGTTGACGCGTTTGCAGTCGCGGCCGGAGACGGCGGCGATGCTGGCGTTCAAAGACTGGTTGTTACAAATCTCTGGTTAA
- a CDS encoding GNAT family N-acetyltransferase codes for MHIEYLCDCPEFVEELAELNFKEWGYFRPGDTLEARTERMRKACGKGAIPSVVVAIEDGRLLGGALLIDSDMKTRPELTPWLAGVYVKAEERGRGVASQLVNRIVEEAKALGVQTLYLYTDAAQSLYARLGWEVVEELVYEDLPVTIMKYTFAD; via the coding sequence ATGCACATTGAATACCTGTGCGATTGCCCCGAATTTGTTGAAGAACTGGCCGAACTCAACTTCAAGGAGTGGGGTTACTTTCGCCCTGGCGATACGCTCGAGGCCCGCACCGAACGCATGCGCAAAGCCTGCGGCAAAGGCGCTATCCCCAGCGTAGTGGTGGCGATTGAGGACGGCAGGTTGCTCGGTGGCGCGCTGCTGATCGACAGCGACATGAAAACCCGTCCCGAGCTGACGCCCTGGCTGGCCGGGGTTTATGTGAAGGCAGAGGAACGTGGGCGCGGAGTGGCTTCGCAACTGGTCAATCGGATTGTCGAAGAGGCCAAGGCGTTAGGCGTGCAGACGTTGTATCTGTACACCGACGCGGCGCAATCGCTCTATGCGCGGCTGGGTTGGGAGGTGGTCGAGGAGCTGGTCTACGAAGACTTGCCGGTGACGATCATGAAGTACACCTTCGCCGACTGA
- a CDS encoding TIGR02646 family protein, producing the protein MRKILKGTEPASLTQWKIRNHTATYRDLPAEERQSVRTACITEQFGLCAYCCQSISVSAAHNEHVAAQDRFPARTLDFTNIVASCENRLHCGHGRKTQPIKVTPFMTECETELKFYLSGRVVGKTDRATESIKTLNLGDTEESNRGLIEKRKRMVDDLIFTGGLRPDALEDEELLGILLEDMLTPQQGQLQPFSPVLVNVIRQILP; encoded by the coding sequence GTGCGTAAGATTCTCAAAGGAACTGAGCCAGCATCGCTGACGCAATGGAAGATCAGAAACCACACCGCTACTTACCGCGATTTACCCGCTGAAGAACGTCAATCCGTTCGCACAGCTTGTATCACCGAACAATTCGGGCTGTGTGCTTATTGCTGCCAGTCCATCTCCGTGAGCGCCGCTCACAACGAACACGTTGCAGCCCAGGATCGATTCCCTGCGCGCACTCTGGATTTCACCAACATCGTTGCCAGTTGTGAAAACCGTCTTCACTGTGGGCATGGCCGCAAGACTCAGCCGATCAAGGTGACACCGTTCATGACTGAGTGTGAAACCGAGCTCAAGTTTTATTTGTCCGGGCGAGTGGTCGGCAAAACCGACCGTGCCACGGAATCAATCAAGACGCTGAATCTGGGTGATACCGAAGAAAGTAATCGGGGACTGATCGAAAAACGTAAAAGAATGGTGGATGACCTTATCTTTACCGGAGGACTACGGCCTGACGCGCTAGAAGACGAGGAACTGCTGGGCATCCTTCTCGAAGATATGTTGACGCCCCAACAGGGTCAGCTTCAGCCTTTCTCTCCAGTTTTGGTCAATGTAATTCGCCAGATTCTGCCGTGA
- the ampC gene encoding class C beta-lactamase encodes MAAPQTDEQLQALVKGAVTPVMQQQNIPGLAVALTINGKPHYFNYGVAAKDTGQKVSENTLFEIGSVSKTFTATLAGYAQATGKLDLSTKASKLWPELKGSAFDNISVLQLGTYSAGGLPLQFPAEADSADKMLGYYQQWKPVYPAGSHRLYSNSSLGLFGYLTAKSLGQPFDQAMSKTLLPKLGLKHTYIQVPASEAKLYAQGYNKNDQPVRVSPGALDAEAYGIKTSAADLLRYVEANLKPASLEAPLQKAIAATHTGYYTVGDMTQGLGWERYAYPISLERLLAGNSTSMTMEAHKAEWLTPPQPEPANVLYNKTGSTGGFGAYVAFVPSKELGIVILANKNYPNAERVKIAHEIFSQLTE; translated from the coding sequence ATGGCAGCACCGCAAACCGACGAACAACTGCAAGCACTGGTCAAAGGCGCCGTCACGCCCGTGATGCAACAGCAGAACATCCCCGGGCTGGCTGTTGCCCTCACCATCAACGGCAAACCGCATTACTTTAACTACGGTGTCGCCGCCAAAGACACCGGGCAGAAGGTCAGCGAAAACACCCTGTTCGAAATCGGCTCGGTGAGCAAAACCTTCACCGCGACACTCGCGGGTTACGCTCAGGCCACCGGCAAACTGGACCTGTCGACCAAGGCCAGCAAGCTTTGGCCGGAACTCAAAGGCAGCGCCTTCGACAACATCAGCGTGTTGCAACTGGGAACTTACAGCGCCGGCGGCTTGCCGCTGCAATTCCCCGCCGAGGCGGATTCGGCTGACAAGATGCTCGGCTATTACCAACAGTGGAAACCGGTTTATCCGGCGGGCAGCCATCGCCTGTACTCCAATTCGAGCCTTGGGTTGTTCGGCTATCTGACGGCGAAAAGTCTGGGCCAGCCGTTTGATCAGGCCATGAGCAAAACCCTGCTACCGAAACTGGGCCTCAAGCACACTTACATTCAAGTGCCCGCGTCCGAAGCCAAGCTCTACGCTCAGGGTTACAACAAGAACGACCAACCGGTTCGGGTCAGTCCGGGCGCACTGGATGCCGAAGCCTACGGCATCAAAACCAGTGCGGCGGATCTGCTGCGTTACGTCGAGGCCAACCTGAAACCGGCCAGCCTTGAAGCGCCGCTGCAAAAAGCCATCGCCGCGACCCACACCGGTTACTACACCGTTGGCGACATGACCCAAGGCCTGGGCTGGGAACGTTATGCCTACCCGATCAGCCTCGAGCGCTTGCTGGCCGGTAACTCGACGTCAATGACCATGGAAGCGCACAAGGCTGAGTGGCTGACCCCGCCACAGCCTGAACCGGCCAATGTGCTCTACAACAAAACCGGATCGACCGGTGGTTTCGGCGCGTACGTGGCGTTTGTGCCGTCGAAGGAGTTGGGCATCGTGATTCTGGCGAACAAGAATTACCCGAATGCGGAACGGGTGAAGATTGCGCATGAGATTTTCAGTCAGTTGACCGAATAA
- a CDS encoding DUF4174 domain-containing protein: protein MLIRSLTLTLLLAIAGPLFAADNDSPIAADMGRARPLIVIAQSTVDPVWVSLKKSLEDPANKKGVADRNIKVYTILNMSGQLDGKDMGQQDTMALLRSLKLGAGAYPKVFLVGKDGETKLSASGDEAKSVDLKKIFETIDAMPMAEKEAAAAAAAQAPAAAEPEPAKGAKGAKPTKPAKPSKPPEMPDD, encoded by the coding sequence ATGCTCATCAGGTCACTGACCCTGACACTCTTGCTGGCGATTGCCGGCCCCTTGTTCGCCGCTGACAACGATTCGCCGATTGCCGCAGACATGGGCCGCGCCCGACCGCTGATCGTGATCGCACAAAGCACCGTCGACCCCGTGTGGGTGAGCCTGAAAAAGTCGCTGGAGGACCCTGCCAACAAAAAAGGTGTGGCCGACCGCAACATCAAGGTCTACACCATCCTCAACATGTCCGGCCAACTCGACGGCAAGGACATGGGCCAACAAGACACCATGGCGTTGCTGCGCTCGCTGAAGCTGGGTGCCGGTGCTTATCCGAAAGTCTTCCTGGTGGGCAAGGACGGCGAGACCAAACTCTCGGCGTCGGGGGATGAGGCGAAATCGGTGGACCTGAAGAAAATCTTCGAGACCATCGACGCCATGCCAATGGCCGAGAAGGAAGCCGCCGCTGCAGCCGCCGCTCAGGCCCCGGCCGCCGCCGAGCCTGAACCGGCCAAAGGTGCAAAAGGCGCCAAGCCGACCAAGCCTGCAAAACCGAGCAAGCCGCCGGAAATGCCAGATGATTGA
- the gudD gene encoding glucarate dehydratase, with protein sequence MNANDTAKAPIITDMQVIPVAGHDGMLLNLSGAHGPFFTRNIVILKDNAGHTGVGEVPGGERIRQTLEDARSLVIGSPIGTYQKILNQVRQTFADRDAGGRGLQTFDLRITIHAVTGLEAALLDLLGQHLDVPVAALLGEGQQRDEVKMLGYLFYVGDQRETDLAYRSEPDADNDWFRVRHEKAMTAESVVRLAEAAHAKYGFKDFKLKGGVLSGDAEIEAVTALAERFPDARITLDPNGAWSLKEAIRLCRDQHQVLAYAEDPCGAENGYSGREVMAEFRRATGLKTATNMIATDWREMGHAIQLQSVDIPLADPHFWTMQGSVRVAQMCHEWGLTWGSHSNNHFDISLAMFTHVAAAAPGDITAIDTHWIWQDGQRLTKAPLQIVGGCVQVPKKPGLGVELDMDQVAKAHELYKGMGLGARDDSVAMQFLIPGWKFDNKRPCLVR encoded by the coding sequence ATGAACGCAAACGACACCGCCAAAGCCCCGATCATCACCGACATGCAAGTCATCCCGGTGGCCGGCCACGACGGCATGCTGCTCAACCTGAGCGGCGCCCACGGGCCGTTTTTCACCCGCAACATCGTCATCCTCAAGGACAACGCCGGCCACACCGGCGTCGGCGAAGTGCCCGGCGGCGAACGCATTCGCCAGACCCTGGAAGACGCACGCAGCCTGGTGATCGGCAGCCCGATCGGCACGTATCAGAAGATCCTCAATCAGGTGCGCCAGACTTTCGCCGACCGCGATGCCGGCGGCCGGGGCCTGCAAACCTTTGACCTGCGCATCACCATTCACGCGGTCACCGGCCTGGAAGCCGCCCTGCTCGACTTGCTCGGCCAGCACCTCGACGTGCCAGTCGCTGCGCTGCTCGGCGAAGGTCAGCAACGCGATGAAGTGAAGATGCTCGGCTATCTGTTCTACGTCGGCGACCAGCGCGAAACCGACCTCGCCTATCGCAGTGAACCGGACGCCGATAACGACTGGTTTCGCGTGCGTCACGAGAAGGCCATGACCGCCGAATCGGTGGTACGCCTCGCCGAAGCGGCTCACGCGAAATACGGCTTCAAGGACTTCAAACTCAAGGGCGGCGTGCTCAGCGGCGATGCAGAAATCGAAGCGGTGACGGCGCTGGCCGAACGCTTCCCCGATGCGCGCATCACCCTTGATCCGAATGGCGCGTGGTCACTGAAAGAAGCCATCCGCTTGTGCCGCGATCAACATCAGGTTCTGGCTTACGCGGAAGATCCGTGCGGTGCTGAAAACGGTTATTCGGGTCGCGAGGTCATGGCCGAATTCCGCCGCGCCACCGGACTGAAAACCGCCACCAACATGATCGCCACCGATTGGCGCGAGATGGGCCATGCGATTCAGTTGCAATCGGTGGACATCCCGCTGGCCGATCCGCACTTCTGGACCATGCAGGGCTCGGTGCGCGTGGCGCAGATGTGCCATGAGTGGGGCCTGACCTGGGGCTCGCACTCCAACAACCACTTCGATATCTCGCTGGCCATGTTCACCCATGTCGCCGCCGCAGCACCGGGCGATATCACCGCCATCGACACCCACTGGATCTGGCAGGACGGCCAGCGCCTGACCAAGGCACCGCTGCAGATTGTCGGCGGCTGCGTGCAGGTGCCGAAGAAACCGGGACTGGGTGTCGAGTTGGACATGGATCAGGTGGCCAAGGCCCACGAACTCTATAAAGGCATGGGTCTGGGGGCGCGGGATGACAGCGTCGCGATGCAGTTTCTGATTCCGGGGTGGAAATTCGATAACAAGCGGCCGTGTCTGGTGCGCTGA
- a CDS encoding sulfite exporter TauE/SafE family protein — protein sequence MELANFGLVIAGLVVGFIVGMTGVGGGSLMTPILLWFGINPATAVGTDLLYAAITKSSGVLVHKKNKNIDWAITGWLTLGSVPAVAMTLWFLSTLHTAPDAMNAIIKQALGFVLFATALAIFFKKRLLDFAHKRAGGNYNPSGSRLNVLTVITGLILGTMVALTSIGAGALGTVALFILYPLLPTRRLVGTEIAHAVPLTLVAGLGHASMGNMDWGVLGFLLVGSLPGIWLGSHLTGRISDELLRPCLATMLLLIGYKLAF from the coding sequence ATGGAATTGGCAAATTTCGGCCTGGTGATCGCCGGGTTGGTGGTGGGTTTTATTGTCGGTATGACCGGAGTCGGCGGCGGTTCCTTGATGACGCCGATCCTGCTGTGGTTCGGCATCAACCCCGCAACGGCGGTAGGCACCGACTTGTTGTACGCGGCCATCACCAAATCCAGTGGCGTCCTCGTCCATAAAAAGAACAAGAACATCGACTGGGCTATCACCGGTTGGCTGACCCTCGGCAGCGTGCCGGCAGTGGCCATGACCCTGTGGTTCCTCAGCACCCTGCACACCGCGCCGGATGCGATGAACGCCATCATCAAACAGGCGCTGGGCTTCGTGCTCTTCGCCACCGCGCTGGCGATTTTCTTCAAGAAGCGCTTGCTGGACTTCGCCCACAAACGTGCCGGCGGCAACTACAACCCAAGTGGTTCGCGGCTCAATGTGCTGACCGTGATCACCGGTCTGATCCTCGGCACCATGGTCGCCCTGACTTCGATCGGCGCCGGCGCCCTCGGCACCGTCGCGCTGTTCATCCTCTATCCGCTGCTGCCGACCCGCCGTCTGGTCGGCACCGAAATCGCCCACGCCGTACCGCTGACACTCGTCGCAGGCTTGGGTCACGCGAGCATGGGCAACATGGATTGGGGCGTGCTGGGCTTTTTGCTGGTGGGTTCGCTGCCGGGCATCTGGCTCGGCAGCCACCTGACCGGGCGCATCTCCGACGAACTGCTGCGCCCGTGCCTGGCGACGATGCTGTTATTGATCGGCTACAAATTGGCGTTTTGA
- a CDS encoding AAA family ATPase: MDINKLMLDYIGRFTELTIQLAPTDKHPSNVTVLVGNNGAGKTTILKSMATSLSWLVARIRTEKGNGNPVSNEDIQNGAIGAVITISLVDRSHPRSLRPDAALEDDLFVWGIARARQGRKNKSHSSLLEATLLADHYRTQLTENDKASLPLIAYYPVERSVLEIPLKIRTKHTFDQLDGYDNSLNRGVDFRRFFEWFREREDSENETGISDTALAEISEKFGTDSDVWKTLANLKASSRDRQLTAVRSAIAAFMPGFTNLRVQRKPRLHMAIDKDGVTLNVAQLSQGEKSMMALVGDIARRLAMMNQSLDNPLHGDGIVLIDEVDLHLHPRWQRSLIRQLSETFPNCQFVLTTHSPLVISDAKDVLVYVLNDGEIHEHNGLYGLDANQVLLEVMDTDIRNSDVQKRLNRLMECLQDGELKKAKKLFADLSSELPEGHIELAKAALLIRKLELRSA, translated from the coding sequence ATGGATATCAACAAGCTAATGCTTGACTACATTGGTCGGTTCACAGAATTGACCATTCAATTAGCTCCAACCGACAAACATCCTTCGAACGTAACGGTTCTGGTTGGTAACAACGGTGCTGGAAAGACAACGATCTTAAAATCAATGGCAACCTCCCTAAGCTGGTTGGTTGCAAGGATTCGAACCGAGAAAGGCAATGGAAACCCCGTTTCGAATGAAGACATTCAAAACGGTGCAATCGGTGCCGTCATTACAATTTCACTGGTTGACCGGTCGCACCCGCGCTCACTTCGCCCAGACGCCGCTCTTGAAGATGATTTGTTTGTATGGGGGATCGCTCGCGCAAGACAAGGGCGTAAGAACAAGAGCCATAGCTCGTTGCTGGAAGCGACACTTTTAGCGGATCACTACCGCACCCAACTGACCGAAAACGACAAAGCCTCCCTCCCCCTAATCGCCTACTACCCGGTCGAACGCTCCGTCCTCGAAATCCCGCTGAAAATCCGCACCAAACACACCTTCGACCAACTCGACGGCTACGACAACTCACTCAACCGAGGCGTCGATTTCCGCCGTTTCTTCGAATGGTTCCGCGAGCGCGAAGACAGCGAAAACGAGACCGGCATTTCCGACACCGCACTGGCCGAAATCTCGGAAAAGTTCGGCACCGACAGTGACGTCTGGAAAACCCTGGCCAATCTGAAAGCCTCCTCCCGCGACCGCCAATTGACCGCCGTGCGCTCGGCCATCGCCGCATTCATGCCCGGTTTCACCAACCTGCGTGTGCAACGCAAACCGCGCCTGCACATGGCCATCGACAAGGACGGTGTCACCCTCAACGTCGCCCAACTCTCCCAAGGTGAGAAGTCGATGATGGCGCTGGTCGGCGACATTGCCCGCCGCCTGGCGATGATGAACCAGTCGCTGGACAACCCGTTGCACGGCGACGGCATCGTGCTGATCGACGAGGTCGATTTGCACCTGCACCCGAGATGGCAACGCAGCCTGATCCGGCAGTTGAGCGAAACCTTCCCGAACTGCCAATTTGTCCTGACCACCCACTCGCCGCTGGTGATCAGCGACGCCAAGGATGTGCTGGTTTACGTGCTCAATGACGGCGAAATCCACGAACACAACGGCTTGTACGGTCTGGATGCCAATCAGGTACTGCTGGAAGTCATGGACACCGACATTCGCAACAGTGACGTTCAGAAGCGTCTGAATCGGTTGATGGAATGCTTACAGGACGGTGAGCTGAAAAAAGCCAAGAAGCTTTTCGCCGATCTTTCAAGTGAACTGCCCGAGGGACACATCGAGCTGGCAAAAGCCGCTTTGCTAATCCGCAAACTGGAGTTGCGCAGTGCGTAA
- a CDS encoding MFS transporter, giving the protein MTDPASADFTHIDRATRADKLPYAALLAFAMTGFIAILTETLPAGLLPQIGAGLNVSEVLAGQLVTLYALGSIVAAIPLTVATRGWPRRRVLLMTVGGFLLFNTITTFSSHYGLTLASRFLAGMAAGLSWGIMAGYARGIVPVHQQGRALAIAMLGTPVALSLGTPAGTWLGNLIGWRASFGIMSALALVLAAWIVIAVPDRPGQTRAERLPLLESLRLPGVRPVLFVVLTWMLGHNILYTYISPFLMQAGLAERVDLVLLVFGLCSLVGIWIIGLLVDRWLRWLTLISLAVFAVTALVLALISPSPWLIYGCMAVWGLSFGGSATLLLTAAADSAGDHVDVVQAMLTTSWNVAIAGGGLFGGLLLDRAGAMSFPWALLILSLIALATVWINSHHSFKPGRRQH; this is encoded by the coding sequence ATGACCGACCCCGCAAGCGCCGATTTCACTCATATCGACCGTGCCACCCGCGCTGACAAACTGCCCTATGCCGCGTTGTTGGCCTTCGCCATGACCGGCTTCATCGCCATCCTTACCGAAACCCTGCCGGCCGGGCTGCTCCCGCAAATCGGCGCCGGGCTCAACGTCAGCGAAGTCCTCGCCGGGCAACTGGTGACGCTGTATGCGCTGGGCTCGATTGTCGCGGCGATTCCGCTGACCGTCGCCACGCGCGGCTGGCCACGGCGGCGGGTGTTGTTGATGACGGTGGGCGGCTTTCTGCTGTTCAACACCATCACCACGTTTTCCAGTCATTACGGCCTGACCCTGGCTTCGCGCTTTCTTGCCGGGATGGCCGCGGGGCTGTCGTGGGGGATCATGGCCGGTTATGCACGCGGGATCGTGCCGGTGCATCAACAGGGGCGGGCGCTGGCGATTGCCATGCTCGGCACGCCAGTGGCGTTGTCGCTGGGCACACCGGCGGGGACGTGGCTGGGCAATCTGATTGGCTGGCGCGCCTCGTTCGGGATCATGTCGGCACTGGCCCTGGTGCTGGCGGCGTGGATCGTCATCGCGGTGCCGGATCGTCCGGGGCAGACCCGTGCCGAACGCCTGCCATTGCTCGAGTCCCTGCGCCTGCCGGGCGTGCGACCGGTGCTGTTTGTGGTGCTGACGTGGATGCTCGGGCACAACATTCTTTACACCTACATCTCACCGTTTCTGATGCAGGCCGGACTGGCCGAACGCGTTGATCTGGTGCTGCTGGTGTTCGGTCTGTGTTCGCTGGTGGGGATCTGGATCATCGGCCTGCTGGTGGATCGCTGGTTGCGCTGGCTGACGCTGATCAGCCTTGCGGTGTTTGCCGTGACGGCGTTGGTATTGGCGCTGATTTCGCCGTCGCCGTGGCTGATCTACGGCTGCATGGCGGTGTGGGGATTGTCGTTTGGTGGCTCGGCGACTCTGCTGCTGACAGCGGCGGCGGATTCGGCGGGCGACCATGTCGACGTGGTGCAAGCGATGCTGACCACGTCGTGGAACGTGGCGATTGCCGGCGGCGGGTTGTTTGGCGGGTTGTTGCTGGATCGCGCGGGGGCGATGTCGTTTCCGTGGGCGTTGTTGATTCTCTCGCTGATTGCGTTGGCCACGGTTTGGATCAACAGCCATCACAGTTTCAAACCGGGGCGGCGCCAGCACTGA